Proteins from a single region of Akkermansiaceae bacterium:
- a CDS encoding VWA domain-containing protein: MEQPLTTEPILSKPKLSYWRRLGGGSLTISIVVHAILLVIALYWIFAVIPPPPEKVVDFKPSGGGGNPNANKNQQKKQSQMVKTNVSRVAAKDAVSNFTLPDPEMNSSMSKLGALGAGGMQGLGGSGSGGGQGSGIGTGFGSGMGDGMAKGAPPVFFGLEMRAQRVAYVIDLSISMRADGRDILMKEELTRSVKALPDKTKFAVIFFSGPVWVPGDEVVNNVVKHKGKEYKWSSKSSWEWTSEKPYMKVDWLDAGDTEKKKMVSLIKNQELIGGTDWEAPLEIAINMEPPPEQIFFMTDGAMENRDMDRLVRGLVAKAKAKNVKINTVNMMVPQKEAIDAMDDLASKTGGKFTIVEKGGKVRKGSKSDR; the protein is encoded by the coding sequence ATGGAACAGCCTCTGACAACCGAGCCGATTCTCAGCAAACCCAAACTCTCCTACTGGCGCCGCCTCGGTGGGGGATCGTTGACGATCTCCATAGTCGTGCACGCGATCCTGCTTGTGATCGCCCTTTACTGGATTTTCGCCGTCATCCCGCCGCCACCGGAGAAGGTGGTGGATTTCAAGCCGAGCGGTGGTGGTGGCAATCCGAACGCCAACAAGAACCAGCAGAAGAAGCAGTCCCAGATGGTGAAGACCAACGTCTCCCGTGTGGCTGCGAAGGATGCGGTCAGCAACTTCACCCTGCCTGACCCGGAGATGAACTCCAGCATGAGCAAGCTCGGTGCCCTCGGTGCCGGCGGCATGCAGGGTCTCGGCGGCAGCGGTTCCGGCGGTGGCCAGGGCAGCGGCATCGGCACCGGTTTCGGTTCCGGCATGGGGGATGGCATGGCGAAGGGCGCCCCTCCCGTTTTCTTCGGCCTTGAGATGCGCGCCCAGCGTGTCGCCTACGTCATCGACCTTTCCATCTCCATGCGTGCGGATGGCCGGGATATCCTGATGAAGGAGGAACTCACCCGTTCCGTGAAGGCCCTTCCGGACAAGACCAAGTTCGCCGTCATCTTCTTCTCCGGTCCGGTTTGGGTCCCGGGGGATGAGGTGGTCAACAACGTGGTCAAGCACAAGGGCAAGGAATACAAGTGGAGTTCCAAGAGTTCCTGGGAATGGACCTCCGAGAAGCCTTACATGAAGGTGGACTGGCTGGACGCCGGTGACACCGAGAAAAAGAAGATGGTCAGCCTGATCAAGAACCAAGAGCTCATCGGTGGCACCGACTGGGAAGCCCCTCTTGAGATCGCCATCAACATGGAGCCGCCACCGGAGCAGATCTTCTTCATGACCGACGGTGCGATGGAGAACCGTGACATGGATCGCCTGGTCCGCGGCCTGGTCGCCAAGGCGAAGGCAAAGAACGTCAAGATCAACACCGTCAACATGATGGTGCCACAGAAGGAAGCGATCGATGCCATGGATGATCTCGCCTCCAAGACCGGCGGCAAGTTCACCATCGTGGAAAAGGGCGGAAAGGTCCGCAAGGGATCGAAGTCCGACCGTTGA
- a CDS encoding DUF1802 family protein translates to MSDIISFKEWQVVCDALASGRQSILLRKGGIHEGRAGFSFAHESFFLFPTRFHAIGDHVREGHVEVAPEWQPGDIIRITHHAEAEWAVTLTEWEKVKALEPFHIYSEKTVRDRFDWEGKGMASGSIHVALVRVRELAKPWEFAYEPKYGGCRSWVKLPEPPAGWRESARPVIADEEFTALSAALL, encoded by the coding sequence ATGAGCGACATCATCAGTTTCAAGGAATGGCAGGTCGTCTGTGACGCGCTTGCCAGCGGCCGGCAGTCCATCCTGCTGCGCAAGGGCGGCATCCATGAAGGACGCGCGGGATTTTCCTTCGCCCACGAATCGTTCTTCCTTTTCCCCACGCGCTTCCACGCCATCGGGGACCACGTCCGCGAGGGCCATGTCGAGGTCGCTCCGGAATGGCAGCCCGGCGACATCATCCGCATCACCCACCACGCGGAAGCGGAGTGGGCTGTCACACTCACTGAGTGGGAGAAGGTGAAGGCGCTTGAGCCGTTCCACATCTATTCGGAGAAGACCGTCCGCGACCGTTTCGACTGGGAGGGGAAGGGTATGGCCTCCGGGAGCATCCATGTGGCCCTCGTGCGCGTGCGCGAGCTGGCGAAACCATGGGAATTCGCCTACGAGCCGAAATACGGCGGTTGCCGTAGCTGGGTGAAGTTGCCGGAGCCTCCGGCAGGCTGGCGCGAAAGCGCAAGGCCGGTCATTGCGGATGAAGAGTTCACGGCGCTGTCCGCCGCGTTGCTCTGA
- the purE gene encoding 5-(carboxyamino)imidazole ribonucleotide mutase — MSGTPVVGIIMGSTSDWPTLEHAARTLRDFGVPWEAEVVSAHRTPDKLVSYAEAARGRGLKCIIAGAGGAAHLPGMTAAITDLPVLGVPVESKTLHGVDSLLSIVQMPAGIPTATFAIGKAGSINAALFAVAILANEDAALAEKLAAFRKNQSDTVKAATLPALD, encoded by the coding sequence ATGAGCGGAACACCGGTCGTCGGAATCATCATGGGCAGCACCTCGGACTGGCCCACCCTGGAACACGCCGCACGCACGCTGCGGGACTTCGGCGTGCCATGGGAGGCCGAAGTCGTGAGCGCGCACCGTACTCCGGACAAGCTGGTTTCCTACGCGGAAGCCGCCCGCGGCCGCGGCCTGAAATGCATCATCGCCGGTGCCGGCGGAGCCGCCCACCTGCCGGGGATGACCGCCGCCATCACGGACCTGCCGGTGCTGGGCGTTCCGGTGGAGTCGAAGACCCTGCACGGCGTGGACTCCCTGCTCTCCATCGTCCAGATGCCGGCTGGTATCCCGACCGCCACCTTCGCCATCGGCAAGGCGGGTTCCATCAACGCCGCGCTTTTCGCCGTGGCAATCCTGGCGAACGAAGACGCCGCGCTGGCGGAAAAGCTGGCCGCCTTCCGCAAGAACCAGAGCGACACGGTGAAAGCCGCGACGCTCCCCGCTCTCGACTGA
- the rpsT gene encoding 30S ribosomal protein S20 yields MANHKSSIKRARQTIVRTERNRAEKSRFKTARKAVLAAVAAGDKEGAAKASTVLSSYVDKAAKRNLIHPNKAANIKSKTAKVIAAIA; encoded by the coding sequence CATAAATCTTCCATCAAGCGCGCACGTCAGACCATCGTGCGCACCGAGCGCAACCGTGCTGAAAAGAGCCGCTTCAAGACCGCCCGCAAGGCCGTGCTTGCTGCCGTTGCCGCTGGTGACAAGGAAGGCGCCGCCAAGGCCAGCACCGTTCTCTCCTCCTACGTGGACAAGGCCGCCAAGCGCAACCTGATCCACCCGAACAAGGCCGCCAACATCAAGAGCAAGACCGCCAAGGTCATTGCCGCGATCGCCTGA
- a CDS encoding 5-(carboxyamino)imidazole ribonucleotide synthase gives MSSLPIHPPGCIVGVIGGGQLGRMLALAARRMGVRTLIWTGGLEAPAVEVADEVIDAPFDDAAALERFCRTATVATVEFENIPRATLETVAAGIPLYPSPAAISTCQNREREKNFLRQHGIPCTWFAVVGGAEELAAAMQELGGPGVLKTADFGYDGKGQIKLDGTEDPETVWAKFDAPRAVLEAFVPFERELSVMVARGADGQVVTYDPAENRHRHHILDVSIVPARTTPAVSLEASAIARRIAEALDYRGILGVEFFLKEDGSLLVNEMAPRPHNSGHHTLDACATSQFEQQLRAVLGLPLGSPRLLSPVVMLNLLGDFWPDETTPPDWLPLFQDGEAFLHLYGKRRAIGRRKMGHANFLGPEALERAERMKEYWLG, from the coding sequence ATGTCTTCCCTTCCCATCCATCCTCCCGGTTGCATCGTCGGCGTGATCGGCGGCGGCCAGCTCGGACGCATGCTTGCCCTCGCCGCCCGCCGCATGGGTGTCCGCACCCTGATCTGGACCGGCGGCCTGGAAGCCCCTGCCGTGGAGGTGGCGGATGAGGTCATCGACGCTCCCTTCGATGATGCCGCCGCACTGGAGCGCTTCTGCAGGACCGCCACGGTCGCCACGGTGGAGTTCGAGAACATCCCCCGCGCCACCCTCGAAACCGTCGCGGCGGGCATCCCCCTGTACCCGTCCCCCGCCGCCATCTCCACCTGCCAGAACCGGGAACGCGAAAAGAATTTCCTGCGCCAGCACGGCATCCCCTGCACCTGGTTCGCCGTGGTGGGCGGCGCGGAGGAACTGGCCGCGGCCATGCAGGAACTCGGTGGTCCGGGCGTGCTGAAAACGGCGGATTTCGGTTACGACGGCAAGGGCCAGATCAAGCTGGACGGCACGGAGGATCCGGAAACCGTGTGGGCGAAGTTCGATGCTCCCCGCGCGGTACTGGAAGCCTTTGTCCCCTTCGAGCGGGAGCTTTCCGTGATGGTCGCCCGCGGGGCGGATGGCCAGGTGGTCACCTATGACCCCGCGGAGAACCGCCACCGCCACCATATCCTGGACGTCTCCATCGTCCCCGCGCGGACCACTCCGGCGGTATCGCTGGAGGCATCCGCCATCGCCCGCCGCATCGCGGAGGCGCTGGACTACCGGGGTATCCTGGGAGTCGAATTTTTCCTAAAGGAAGATGGATCGCTGTTGGTGAACGAAATGGCACCACGCCCCCACAACTCCGGCCACCATACGCTGGACGCCTGCGCCACCTCCCAGTTCGAGCAACAATTGCGGGCCGTGCTCGGCCTGCCGCTGGGTTCGCCCCGCCTGCTCAGTCCTGTCGTGATGCTCAACCTGCTGGGCGACTTCTGGCCGGACGAAACGACCCCTCCGGACTGGCTTCCGCTGTTCCAGGACGGCGAAGCCTTCCTCCATCTTTACGGCAAACGCCGGGCCATCGGCCGCAGAAAGATGGGACACGCGAATTTCCTCGGACCTGAGGCGCTTGAACGTGCGGAGAGGATGAAGGAATACTGGCTGGGGTAG